One region of Sulfurisphaera ohwakuensis genomic DNA includes:
- a CDS encoding MFS transporter: MKRVIIGSLLLTISQWYAFFLFSQFSFIIFNEFIGLSIFIMGFISRALGSILFGYIGDKISRRTALLLTGITLIISSLIVLIPSIFIVFISRILQGLSLGGEWGGASTVIIETYSTHRLRGTIASIIQLSVPIAIILSSSTLLLIFLYSIPWRESFLIITVLTLIALPLIKGVNKEKMFSSKIPLFDAILNDWKNILKSISIKVSESAAFYVFSAYIFSLYSNLKELPIIVLEAIIFQLFTMPLFGFLSDIIGRRLVVIIGLIIMGVGSYLLSLKIIYYGEIVMSISDSALYAPQSSIFTEIFNKKYRFTAANFSYQLASILGGALAPLLISDYPNLFIFIMLSYITITCIGVYFIEETKGKGIV; this comes from the coding sequence ATGAAAAGAGTAATCATAGGTAGTTTATTATTAACAATATCACAATGGTACGCATTTTTCTTATTTTCTCAGTTTTCTTTTATAATATTTAATGAATTTATAGGATTGTCGATATTTATAATGGGTTTTATAAGTAGGGCCTTAGGCAGTATTTTATTTGGATACATAGGGGATAAAATTAGTAGAAGAACAGCATTATTGCTAACTGGAATTACGTTAATCATATCTTCATTAATTGTTTTAATACCAAGTATATTTATTGTTTTTATTTCTAGGATTTTACAGGGTTTAAGTCTAGGAGGTGAATGGGGAGGTGCTAGTACTGTAATAATAGAAACCTATTCAACTCATAGACTTAGAGGAACTATTGCGAGTATAATTCAATTATCTGTACCTATAGCCATAATACTTTCCTCTTCTACGCTTCTTCTAATTTTCTTATATTCAATTCCTTGGAGAGAATCTTTTCTAATTATAACTGTTTTAACTCTAATAGCATTACCGTTAATTAAAGGTGTAAACAAGGAAAAAATGTTCAGTAGTAAAATTCCATTATTTGATGCAATATTGAATGATTGGAAAAATATACTAAAATCTATTAGTATAAAAGTAAGTGAAAGTGCAGCTTTTTACGTTTTTTCGGCTTATATTTTTTCTCTATATTCTAATTTGAAAGAGCTTCCTATAATAGTTTTAGAAGCAATTATATTTCAACTATTCACAATGCCACTTTTTGGTTTTTTATCAGATATTATTGGAAGAAGATTAGTAGTTATTATAGGTCTCATTATAATGGGGGTTGGAAGTTATCTTTTATCATTAAAAATCATTTATTATGGAGAAATAGTTATGTCTATCTCTGATTCTGCATTATATGCTCCTCAATCCTCAATTTTTACCGAAATATTTAATAAAAAATATAGGTTTACTGCAGCTAATTTCTCATATCAACTAGCAAGTATACTAGGAGGTGCCTTAGCCCCTCTCTTAATTTCAGACTATCCTAACCTCTTTATATTCATAATGTTAAGCTACATAACCATTACATGTATAGGCGTATATTTCATAGAAGAAACGAAAGGGAAAGGAATAGTATAG